The following are encoded together in the Girardinichthys multiradiatus isolate DD_20200921_A chromosome X, DD_fGirMul_XY1, whole genome shotgun sequence genome:
- the LOC124863359 gene encoding ankyrin repeat domain-containing protein 40-like yields MSTTSLDKELQERLREASAIGDIDEVRSLVESGVNVNSQNEINGWTCLHWACKRNHKHIVSYLLSWGADKEILTAKEELASQLTSKPEIKRLLGVEVEEVPDVKEPELPIIPNYLSNPPFMYSKMDNKSEILQNQHLTQNGSRDYTEDTQSDSASLSSTDELQKPQSLVSDGPAPPTNPIVNHSQAPAVEFIPVSEQNGVSPSMASTHSHTVVNHTVPMDLSVEPHLVNHADYSQMVAHNGTVSSPPLTSPRPGLSGNSGSQVQAPVASTTPTISRQQSVSQHLSYNQANGPMPAFQPLFFTSTFPVNVQELVLKVRIQNPNARENDFIEVELDRQELTYRSLLRVCCRELDISAEHVEKIRKLPNTLLRKDKDVARLQDFQELEVVLEKAEGMSLFSGTGSLTDRPCYNMKASRLTY; encoded by the exons ATGTCCACGACTTCGTTGGATAAAGAATTGCAGGAGCGACTGAGAGAAGCGTCTGCCATCGGAGATATCGACGAAGTGCGTTCGCTGGTTGAAAGTGGGGTAAATGTTAACTCACAGAACGAGATCAACGGTTG GACATGCTTGCACTGGGCTTGCAAGAGGAACCATAAGCACATAGTGTCCTACTTACTCAGTTGGGGAGCGGACAAAGAAATCCTCACGGCTAAAGAGGAGCTCGCCTCTCAGCTTACGTCTAAGCCAGAGATCAAGCGACTCTTGGGAg TTGAGGTGGAGGAAGTGCCTGATGTCAAGGAGCCCGAGTTGCCAATCATTCCAAATTACCTGTCCAACCCGCCCTTCATGTATTCTAAGATGGACAATAAGTCAGAGATCCTCCAAAACCAGCACCTCACACAGAACGGCTCGAGAGACTACACCGAAGACACACAGAGTGATTCAGCCTCGCTTTCCTCAACCGATGAGCTCCAGAAACCCCAGAGCCTGGTCTCCGATGGGCCCGCTCCTCCAACAAACCCTATCGTCAATCACAGCCAAGCTCCAGCTGTTGAATTCATTCCTGTGTCTGAGCAAAACGGCGTGTCACCCAGCATGGCCTCGACCCACAGTCACACTGTTGTTAATCACACAGTGCCTATGGACCTCTCAGTCGAGCCTCATCTGGTCAACCATGCCGACTACTCTCAAATGGTGGCCCACAATGGTACTGTGAGTTCACCTCCATTGACCTCGCCCCGTCCAGGCTTGTCTGGCAACAGTGGGAGCCAGGTCCAAGCTCCGGTGGCCAGCACGACCCCCACTATAAGCAGACAACAGTCTGTTTCACAGCATCTGAGCTACAACCAGGCGAATGGGCCCATGCCAGCTTTTCAGCCTTTGTTTTTCACAAGCACCTTTCCTGTCAATGTACAAG AGTTGGTTCTGAAGGTTCGTATTCAAAACCCAAATGCACGGGAGAACGACTTCATTGAAGTAGAACTGGATCGTCAGGAGCTCACCTATCGTTCCCTTCTGAGAGTCTGCTGCCGTGAGTTGGACATCAGTGCTGAGCACGTGGAGAAGATCCGCAAGCTGCCAAACACCTTGTTAAGAAAG GACAAGGACGTGGCTCGGCTGCAGGACTTTCAGGAGCTGGAGGTTGTGTTGGAGAAAGCAGAAGGCATGTCTCTTTTCTCTGGGACGGGAAGCCTAACAGACAGACCCTGCTACAACATGAAGGCTTCTCGCCTCACTTACTGA
- the LOC124863437 gene encoding luc7-like protein 3, whose translation MLSAAQLLDELMGRDRNLAPDEKRSNVRWDNESVCRYYLCGFCPAELFTNTRSDLGPCEKIHDENLRKLYEKSSRFMKEGYERDFLRYLQSLLAEVERRIRRGHARLALSQAQQNAGGPGPSGKNEEKVKVLTEKIEDLVVQIEELGSEGRVEEAQGMMKLVEQLKEEREMLSSTPSTIESFAAQEKQMEVCEVCGAFLIVGDAQSRVDDHLMGKQHMGYAKIKSTVEELKEKLRRRSEEPSDESPALKRDREEREREREEREKKRKEEEEKEKEREKEKERERERERERERDRERERDRERDRDRERRAKRSHSNSRHSSRASDKKRSRSRDHRRSRSRDRDRERKRSRSHDRERRRSRERTDRKRRSRSRDRRRSRSSERKSHRHRSRSKDREKDRDRDRERNRDKGREKDKERSSKDKDHTATEEKSSSKKESDAATIKASSEPEPMLTEAASSSPLLNGQQELLQSEGDTQSN comes from the exons ATGCTGTCTGCAGCCCAGTTACTCGATGAGTTAATGGGCCGAGACAGAAACTTGGCCCCTGATGAGAAACGGTCCAACGTACGATGGGACAACGAGAGC GTCTGTCGATACTATCTGTGTGGCTTCTGTCCAGCTGAGCTATTCACAAACACACGCTCTGACTTGG GTCCTTGTGAGAAAATCCATGATGAAAATCTAAGGAAATT GTATGAGAAAAGCTCTCGGTTTATGAAAGAAGGCTACGAGCGAGACTTCCTGCGGTATCTACAGTctctcctggcagaagtggagcgGCGGATTCGTAGAGGGCATGCTCGGCTTGCACTTTCCCAAGCTCAACAAAATGCCGGG GGCCCTGGTCCATCTGGTAAGAATGAAGAGAAAGTAAAAGTTCTAACCGAGAAGATAGAAGACCTGGTAGTACAG ATTGAGGAACTGGGGTCAGAGGGACGTGTTGAGGAAGCTCAGGGAATGATGAAGCTtgtggagcagctgaaggaggagAGGGAGATGCTCAGCTCCACCCCCTCG ACTATTGAGAGCTTTGCAGCTCAGGAGAAACAGATGGAGGTGTGTGAGGTGTGTGGGGCCTTCCTCATTGTGGGTGATGCACAATCCCGAGTGGATGACCACTTAATGGGCAAACAGCATATGGGCTACGCCAAGATCAAATCTACTGTAGAGGAGCTCAAG GAAAAACTCCGTCGTCGCTCTGAGGAACCTTCAGATGAAAGCCCTGCTCTCAAACGGGACAGAGAAGAGCGAGAGCGCGAGAGGGAGGAGAGGGAGAAGAAGcgcaaagaggaggaggaaaaggagaaGGAACGGGAAAAGGAGAAGGAACGCGAGAGAGAGCGGGAGCGTGAGAGGGAGCGAGACCGAGAACGGGAGCGCGATAGGGAGCGGGACCGGGACCGTGAGAGAAGAGCAAAGCGGAGCCACTCCAACAGTCGCCACTCCAGCCGAGCTTCAGACAAGAAACGGAGCAGATCCCGTGACCATCGGAGGTCTAGGAGCCGAGACCGGGATAGGGAACGTAAACGCAGCAG GAGCCACGACAGAGAGAGGAGGCGCAGTCGTGAGCGCACTGACAGAAAACGTCGCTCCCGCAGCCGCGACAGGAGGAGGTCGCGCAGCTCAGAGCGCAAGTCTCACCGCCACCGAAGCCGCAGCAAGGACAGAGAAAAAGACAGGGACCGGGATAGAGAAAGAAACAGAGACAAAGGAAGGGAGAAAGACAAAGAGCGGTCATCAAAAGACAAAG ACCATACAGCGACAGAGGAGAAGAGCAGCTCTAAGAAAGAAAGTGATGCAGCCACCATTAAAGCTTCGTCGGAGCCGGAACCCATGCTGACCGAGGCTGCCTCCTCCTCCCCTCTGCTTAACGGCCAGCAAGAGCTCCTCCAATCTGAAGGTGACACTCAGTCCAATTAA